In a genomic window of Sulfitobacter sp. THAF37:
- a CDS encoding tripartite tricarboxylate transporter permease, whose amino-acid sequence MEAVFTGLATGFGVALDPFNLFLVLAGCFAGTLIGALPGLGPINGVAILLPIAYGLGFGPESALILLAGIYYGAEYGGRISSILLNVPGDAGAVMTTLDGNPMARNGDAGRALSLSAVASFIGGTFAVILMSLFAPLLASFAVTFSPADYVALMVFAFASLASLVGKSTVKTLLGATIGLMLATIGIDANTGVPRYTFGIPDILAGIDFLIVVVGLFGMAELLTLVEHQVSGKLKSLPVDKSFVRWADLVKCKWTIARSSVIGFFIGILPGTGASVASAVAYGTEKRISDTGKTFGKGDVRGLAAPEAANNAAAGGAMVPMLTLGIPGSGTTAILLGALLMFNIQPGPLMFTQRPDVAWGLIASMYIGNVALLVINLPLVGLFARMLTIPQHYLTPLIAILAFIGIYTIVGNPFDLLLITGLGLFGWILRKLDFSLAPVILGFVLGSLFENNLRRALSISGGDWGILVQDYKSIILYVLAALVVILPIWLSRRARTLEGDVTPHG is encoded by the coding sequence ATGGAAGCCGTCTTTACCGGCCTCGCGACCGGCTTTGGTGTCGCACTTGATCCATTCAACCTCTTTCTCGTGCTGGCCGGATGTTTCGCCGGCACGCTCATCGGCGCTTTGCCGGGCCTCGGTCCCATCAACGGCGTTGCGATCCTTCTACCGATTGCCTACGGGCTTGGGTTCGGGCCGGAATCCGCACTGATCCTGCTGGCGGGCATCTACTATGGCGCGGAATATGGCGGGCGGATTTCGTCGATCCTATTGAACGTGCCGGGAGATGCCGGCGCGGTGATGACCACGCTCGACGGCAATCCGATGGCGCGGAACGGGGATGCGGGACGCGCCCTTTCGCTGTCGGCTGTGGCGTCCTTTATCGGCGGCACCTTCGCGGTGATCCTGATGTCGCTTTTCGCACCTTTGCTGGCAAGTTTCGCGGTCACCTTCTCGCCCGCCGATTATGTGGCCTTGATGGTCTTCGCCTTCGCTTCGCTCGCCTCGCTGGTGGGCAAGAGCACGGTCAAGACCCTGCTGGGCGCCACCATCGGTCTGATGCTGGCTACCATCGGGATCGACGCCAATACGGGCGTGCCGCGCTACACCTTCGGGATCCCGGATATCCTCGCCGGTATCGACTTCCTGATCGTCGTCGTCGGCCTGTTCGGCATGGCGGAACTGCTGACGCTGGTCGAGCATCAGGTTTCCGGCAAGCTGAAATCCCTGCCGGTGGACAAGAGCTTTGTCCGGTGGGCCGACCTCGTGAAATGCAAGTGGACGATCGCGCGCTCTTCGGTGATCGGCTTCTTCATCGGCATCCTGCCCGGCACGGGCGCGTCGGTCGCCTCTGCCGTTGCTTACGGCACCGAGAAGCGGATTTCCGACACCGGGAAGACCTTTGGAAAGGGCGATGTCCGCGGCCTTGCGGCACCCGAAGCGGCCAACAACGCTGCGGCTGGAGGAGCCATGGTTCCGATGCTGACACTGGGCATCCCCGGCTCGGGTACGACGGCTATTCTGCTGGGTGCGCTTCTGATGTTCAACATCCAGCCCGGTCCGCTGATGTTCACCCAGCGTCCCGACGTGGCCTGGGGCCTGATCGCGTCGATGTATATCGGCAACGTCGCGCTTCTGGTCATCAACCTGCCGCTGGTGGGCCTCTTCGCCCGGATGCTGACGATCCCGCAGCACTACCTGACACCGTTGATCGCGATCCTCGCCTTTATCGGCATCTATACCATCGTCGGCAACCCGTTCGACCTGCTGCTGATCACCGGCCTCGGTCTCTTCGGCTGGATTCTGCGCAAGCTGGATTTCTCCCTGGCACCGGTCATCCTCGGATTTGTTCTCGGAAGCCTGTTCGAGAACAACCTGCGGCGCGCCCTGTCGATCTCGGGCGGAGATTGGGGAATTCTCGTTCAGGACTACAAGAGCATAATTCTCTACGTGCTGGCCGCGCTCGTCGTCATCCTGCCGATCTGGCTTTCTCGCCGGGCACGCACCTTGGAAGGTGACGTGACACCCCATGGCTGA
- a CDS encoding AbrB family transcriptional regulator, with protein MAALVGIPAGALIGSTLAVAAVAATRYGVGLPPRLRDVAFATIGVSLGAGVDEGLIGQLETWAASLVILLGSLVATILVGRVVLMRWFGLDGKTATLASAPGTMSNAVAIASEGHGDAKAVMILQLVRLVFLAVAVPPLAVALNGSAGGSIADDAAMSVAVFIGLLAVSTALGLLGGRVGLPAASLLAGMIVSAGLHGVGLIDGPSPPWAIFAAFAVTGAVISTRMSNVTARDAKRYAVAGLAMVGVSLVTSLAFALLAQAVTRLELGQILIAYAPGGVEAMAAIGLSLGYDPTYVAVHHFARIFALVVIVPVVLKMAER; from the coding sequence TTGGCCGCCCTGGTTGGCATTCCGGCTGGGGCACTCATCGGCAGTACGCTGGCTGTCGCCGCAGTTGCAGCGACGCGATACGGCGTCGGATTGCCGCCAAGGTTGCGCGACGTCGCTTTCGCGACGATCGGCGTCTCGCTTGGGGCAGGTGTCGACGAAGGGCTGATCGGCCAGCTCGAAACCTGGGCCGCGAGTCTCGTCATTCTCCTTGGGTCGCTGGTGGCAACAATCCTTGTCGGCCGGGTCGTTCTCATGCGCTGGTTCGGCCTTGATGGGAAGACGGCAACGCTCGCCAGTGCGCCGGGCACGATGTCGAACGCCGTTGCCATCGCCAGTGAAGGACACGGGGATGCCAAGGCCGTGATGATCTTGCAGTTGGTCCGCCTTGTGTTCCTGGCGGTGGCGGTTCCACCTCTCGCCGTTGCGCTGAACGGATCGGCCGGTGGGAGCATTGCGGACGATGCAGCGATGTCAGTGGCCGTCTTCATCGGGCTCTTGGCTGTCTCGACGGCACTTGGCCTGTTGGGCGGTCGGGTCGGATTACCTGCCGCCAGCCTGTTGGCCGGCATGATTGTAAGCGCCGGTCTTCATGGCGTCGGCCTGATCGACGGCCCGTCCCCGCCTTGGGCAATCTTCGCGGCTTTCGCCGTGACCGGCGCCGTCATCAGCACCCGTATGAGCAACGTCACTGCGCGCGACGCGAAACGATACGCCGTTGCGGGACTCGCCATGGTGGGCGTATCGCTTGTCACCTCGCTTGCCTTCGCGCTGCTCGCGCAGGCCGTGACGCGGCTTGAACTGGGCCAGATCCTGATTGCCTACGCGCCCGGCGGTGTCGAGGCGATGGCGGCGATCGGCCTGTCTCTCGGATACGATCCCACCTACGTTGCGGTGCACCATTTTGCCCGGATCTTCGCGCTTGTCGTCATTGTCCCGGTTGTTCTGAAAATGGCGGAGCGTTGA
- a CDS encoding CaiB/BaiF CoA-transferase family protein, producing the protein MTTTQTTPSGSLAGLRVIDASRVLGGPYAGQILADHGADVIKVEPPTGDETRGWGPPFKDDAASYFIGVNRNKRGIAIDLRQETGQELLGKLLETADVFIENFKTGTLDKWGLSEDEIERRFPRLVHCRVSGFGADGPLGGMPGYDAAIQASAGIMSVNGERDGQPLRVGLPVVDMTTGLNAVIGILMAINERHSSGKGQFVETTLYDCGFSLLHPHLPNHYLSGKVPGPSGNAHPNICPYDTFATGTDPIFLAVGNNRQFATLCRMIGREDLPEDPRFADNSQRNQNRDALKAELEAAMLPHDCAQLADDLLKAGVPCGMVRSIDQVIADPHTQHREMVVDIDDYRGTGSPIKLSRSPARYDRKPPAFAQHSAEVMAELDLDPATFGDALIEPGTQD; encoded by the coding sequence ATGACCACGACGCAGACGACCCCATCCGGCTCCCTTGCCGGTCTTCGCGTGATTGATGCCAGCCGCGTGCTGGGCGGCCCCTATGCCGGACAGATCCTGGCCGACCACGGGGCGGACGTGATCAAGGTCGAGCCGCCCACGGGTGACGAAACCCGCGGCTGGGGGCCGCCTTTCAAGGATGACGCCGCGAGCTATTTCATCGGCGTCAACCGCAACAAGCGCGGCATCGCCATCGACCTGCGGCAGGAGACGGGGCAGGAGCTGCTGGGCAAGCTGCTTGAGACAGCGGATGTCTTCATCGAAAACTTCAAGACCGGCACGCTCGACAAATGGGGCCTGTCGGAGGACGAGATCGAACGCCGGTTTCCCCGCCTGGTCCATTGCCGTGTCTCCGGCTTTGGCGCGGACGGTCCGCTGGGCGGGATGCCCGGTTACGATGCCGCGATCCAGGCTTCGGCGGGGATCATGAGCGTCAACGGAGAGCGTGACGGCCAGCCCCTTCGCGTCGGCCTGCCGGTGGTCGACATGACCACCGGCCTGAATGCGGTGATCGGCATTCTGATGGCGATCAACGAACGGCACAGCAGCGGCAAGGGCCAGTTCGTCGAGACGACGCTGTATGACTGCGGGTTTTCCCTGCTGCATCCGCATCTGCCCAACCACTACCTGTCGGGCAAGGTGCCCGGTCCTTCCGGCAACGCGCATCCCAACATCTGCCCCTACGATACCTTCGCCACGGGGACCGACCCCATCTTCCTGGCCGTCGGCAACAACCGTCAGTTCGCCACGCTGTGCCGGATGATCGGTCGCGAAGACCTGCCCGAGGATCCCCGCTTTGCCGACAACAGCCAGCGCAACCAGAACCGCGATGCGCTCAAGGCCGAGCTTGAGGCCGCCATGCTCCCGCACGACTGCGCGCAGCTGGCGGACGATCTGCTCAAGGCCGGTGTGCCCTGCGGCATGGTGCGGTCGATTGATCAGGTGATCGCCGATCCGCACACACAGCACCGCGAAATGGTGGTGGACATCGACGATTATCGCGGCACCGGCAGCCCGATCAAACTGTCGCGCAGCCCCGCCCGCTACGACCGCAAACCGCCCGCCTTTGCCCAGCACAGTGCCGAGGTGATGGCCGAACTGGACCTTGATCCCGCGACCTTCGGTGACGCGCTGATTGAACCCGGCACACAAGACTGA
- a CDS encoding CoA-transferase, which produces MNHDMPPATPREILICTVATLLDGCRCVAVGAASPVPAAGAMLARALRDTAGAPPLRISVLGSEAHNFFTNGSAELFDAAGQGRIDAFFLGGGQIDRHGNINLVGVGDYPRSAPRWPGSFGSGYLYYVVPRVILYREEHSPRVFVDKVDFISTPGTSDPEIYRPGGPYALLTGKALFDFDKDRRGFRLASLHPDHTLAEVTEATGFAFEHADDPATTPAPDAATLHLLRTRVMDELAETYPAFAAELRATIQTTDRKATA; this is translated from the coding sequence ATGAACCACGACATGCCCCCCGCCACGCCACGCGAGATCCTGATCTGCACCGTCGCGACCCTGCTTGACGGGTGCCGCTGCGTGGCCGTTGGTGCCGCGTCGCCGGTGCCTGCCGCCGGTGCCATGCTGGCCCGCGCCCTGCGTGACACTGCCGGGGCGCCGCCGCTCAGGATCTCTGTCCTCGGGTCCGAGGCCCACAACTTCTTTACCAACGGGTCCGCCGAACTCTTCGATGCCGCCGGACAGGGCCGGATCGACGCGTTCTTTCTGGGCGGCGGGCAGATCGACAGGCACGGCAACATCAACCTGGTGGGTGTTGGCGACTACCCGCGCAGCGCACCGCGCTGGCCCGGCAGCTTCGGCTCGGGGTATCTCTATTACGTCGTGCCCCGCGTGATCCTCTACCGCGAGGAACACAGCCCGCGCGTCTTCGTCGACAAGGTCGATTTCATCTCGACCCCCGGCACCAGTGACCCTGAGATTTACCGCCCCGGTGGGCCCTACGCGCTGTTGACCGGCAAGGCGCTGTTCGACTTCGACAAGGACAGGCGCGGCTTCCGTCTGGCGTCGCTCCACCCCGACCATACGCTGGCGGAGGTGACAGAGGCGACGGGCTTTGCCTTTGAGCACGCGGATGACCCGGCCACCACCCCCGCCCCCGATGCGGCAACGCTGCATCTGTTGCGGACCCGCGTGATGGACGAACTTGCCGAAACCTATCCCGCCTTTGCCGCAGAGCTGCGCGCGACCATCCAGACGACCGACAGAAAGGCCACCGCATGA
- a CDS encoding CoA transferase subunit A, protein MATDVLALAAQIAPGSAVAVPVDYAGVSMAMTHALIELGTKDLKLICVPTGGMQADMLIGAGQVRAVETSAVSLGEAGGAPRFNAAVKEGRIGLQDATCPAIHAGLMAAQKGVPFMPMRGLIGSDLLRNRPDWTVIDNPISDQPDPIVLIPAIHPDTAIFHAPMADREGNVWIGRRRELAAMAYAARQTLVTVERIVETRLLDDEKLAAGTLPGLYVTDVAVAEKGAWPYGLWGEYPTDQEEIARYAKAARSDEGFADYIGAQRAEVMA, encoded by the coding sequence ATGGCAACCGACGTACTCGCGCTGGCCGCGCAGATCGCACCGGGAAGCGCGGTCGCGGTTCCTGTCGATTATGCCGGCGTTTCCATGGCGATGACACATGCGCTGATCGAACTCGGCACGAAGGATCTGAAGCTGATCTGCGTGCCCACGGGCGGGATGCAGGCGGATATGCTGATCGGTGCCGGACAGGTCCGCGCGGTCGAGACCAGCGCCGTCAGCCTCGGCGAAGCCGGTGGCGCGCCCCGGTTCAATGCAGCCGTCAAGGAAGGCCGCATTGGCCTGCAGGACGCAACCTGCCCGGCGATTCACGCAGGCCTCATGGCCGCCCAGAAAGGCGTCCCCTTCATGCCGATGCGCGGGTTGATCGGCAGCGACCTGCTGCGCAACCGCCCGGACTGGACCGTGATCGACAACCCGATCTCCGACCAGCCCGATCCGATCGTGCTGATCCCCGCGATCCACCCGGACACCGCGATTTTCCACGCCCCGATGGCCGACCGCGAGGGCAATGTCTGGATCGGCCGCCGCCGGGAACTCGCCGCGATGGCCTATGCTGCCCGCCAGACCCTGGTCACTGTCGAACGGATCGTGGAGACGCGCCTGCTTGACGACGAAAAGCTGGCCGCAGGAACCTTGCCGGGTCTTTACGTGACCGATGTCGCCGTTGCCGAAAAGGGCGCATGGCCCTACGGCCTGTGGGGCGAATACCCCACCGACCAGGAAGAGATCGCACGCTACGCAAAGGCCGCGCGCAGCGACGAGGGTTTTGCCGACTACATCGGTGCCCAGAGGGCGGAGGTGATGGCATGA
- a CDS encoding IclR family transcriptional regulator, whose protein sequence is MDKAFTKGIRLIEALANSDRPRGVTDLAVELELTKSNVHRLLATLQQNGFVQQVPNQTAYKLTIKIWELGQRVMGRVDLVGAARPAMQRLAELTHETVHLSVLQGLDVVYIDKIETDHHVRAHTRIGARAPAYTMATGKAMLAQMPDDYLDALGPELTPYTATTLTRLDDLRADLAKIRRQGFAIVPQGEWRDGIAACACAILGPNGQLAGAIGISGPDTRLKARQLREFSQHVVAAARDTSGSLGYSGDS, encoded by the coding sequence ATGGACAAGGCATTCACCAAAGGCATTCGGCTGATCGAGGCGCTGGCAAACAGCGACCGCCCGCGTGGCGTGACGGACCTTGCCGTCGAACTGGAACTGACCAAGAGCAATGTGCACCGTCTGCTGGCGACGCTTCAACAAAACGGCTTTGTCCAGCAGGTGCCAAACCAGACGGCATATAAGCTGACGATCAAGATCTGGGAGCTGGGGCAGCGTGTGATGGGTCGTGTGGATCTGGTTGGCGCCGCCCGTCCCGCGATGCAGCGGCTGGCCGAACTGACCCACGAAACCGTGCACCTTTCGGTTCTGCAGGGTCTGGACGTGGTCTATATCGATAAGATCGAAACCGATCACCACGTCCGCGCGCATACCCGCATCGGCGCGCGCGCGCCCGCCTATACAATGGCGACAGGCAAGGCGATGCTGGCGCAGATGCCGGATGATTATCTGGACGCTCTCGGCCCCGAGCTGACCCCCTATACTGCGACGACGCTGACGCGTCTGGACGACCTCCGCGCGGACCTTGCAAAGATCAGGCGCCAGGGTTTCGCAATTGTGCCGCAAGGCGAGTGGCGTGATGGCATCGCGGCCTGCGCCTGCGCGATCCTTGGGCCGAACGGTCAGCTTGCCGGTGCAATCGGCATTTCCGGTCCCGACACCAGATTGAAAGCCCGCCAGCTGCGCGAATTCTCACAGCACGTTGTTGCCGCTGCACGGGATACGTCTGGCAGTCTTGGATATTCCGGAGACAGCTGA
- the dctP gene encoding TRAP transporter substrate-binding protein DctP: MTAHAPHWRAPTKRDGLGTVGGGTMKYFGRITSSVMAATISLAVAGGAQSEEVLRFGSGQANDSPLYQLTYKKWVDAINEEADGEMTITNFPPPFATATNTWERVVQGVADIGVAGLPISGIPLEKTLVTTLPSTEVTDMKAASMALAETYEKGLLDDSLEEVKILAIYTVLPTRFYSREPISDVEQLKGMKVRAQDANMVKAMSKLGAAAVSIPFSEGYQAISRGVVEASSGNEITQYTYKWSDYLKHGIEDITFGMTPFAIIMNKDKYESLSPEMKAIIDKNSGLALTEMMATAQTGIQQKFSDEMVADGRLTWHKLSPEQFEIWKAAISPVVEEWLENGDGVQETYDAFMESYEANLK; this comes from the coding sequence GTGACGGCGCACGCACCGCACTGGCGGGCACCGACGAAACGGGACGGCCTTGGGACCGTCGGAGGAGGAACAATGAAATATTTTGGACGTATCACATCGTCGGTTATGGCCGCGACTATTTCTCTGGCGGTGGCCGGCGGGGCACAGTCCGAAGAAGTCCTGCGCTTTGGATCGGGGCAGGCGAACGATAGCCCACTGTATCAGCTCACCTACAAAAAGTGGGTGGACGCGATCAATGAAGAAGCTGATGGCGAGATGACCATCACCAATTTCCCGCCGCCCTTTGCGACTGCCACGAACACCTGGGAACGTGTGGTTCAGGGCGTTGCTGACATAGGCGTTGCCGGCCTTCCCATCTCGGGTATTCCGCTGGAAAAGACGCTGGTGACGACGCTGCCGTCGACCGAAGTGACCGATATGAAGGCCGCATCAATGGCGCTGGCGGAAACCTACGAAAAGGGCCTGCTGGATGACTCGCTCGAAGAGGTCAAGATCCTCGCCATCTACACGGTTCTGCCGACCCGCTTCTATAGCCGTGAGCCGATTTCGGATGTTGAGCAGCTCAAGGGCATGAAGGTCCGCGCCCAGGATGCCAACATGGTGAAAGCCATGAGCAAGCTAGGCGCCGCGGCGGTTTCAATCCCCTTCTCCGAGGGGTACCAGGCGATTTCGCGCGGCGTGGTCGAGGCGTCGTCGGGCAACGAGATCACGCAGTACACCTACAAGTGGTCCGATTACCTCAAGCACGGGATCGAAGACATCACCTTTGGGATGACGCCCTTCGCGATCATCATGAACAAGGACAAGTACGAAAGCCTGTCTCCAGAAATGAAGGCGATCATCGACAAGAACTCCGGCTTGGCGCTAACCGAAATGATGGCAACCGCCCAGACGGGCATTCAGCAGAAGTTCTCGGATGAAATGGTCGCTGATGGTCGTCTGACCTGGCACAAGCTGTCGCCGGAACAGTTCGAGATCTGGAAGGCTGCGATCTCGCCTGTTGTCGAGGAATGGCTCGAAAACGGCGACGGCGTCCAAGAGACCTATGACGCCTTTATGGAAAGCTATGAGGCGAACCTGAAGTGA